A genomic region of Pseudomonas sp. MPC6 contains the following coding sequences:
- a CDS encoding alpha/beta hydrolase encodes MTEPLILEPVKPADACVIWLHGLGADRYDFLPVAEALQETLLTTRFVFPQAPTCAVTINGGYEMPSWYDILAMSPARAINREQLEESAQRVINLIEVQRAVGIEASRIFLAGFSQGGAVVLHTAFVKWQGPLGGVLALSTYAPTFSDELELSASQQRIPVLSLHGQYDDVVQNSMGRTAYEHLKQRGVTVTWQEYPMGHEVLPEEIRDIGVWLAERLR; translated from the coding sequence ATGACCGAGCCCTTGATTCTTGAACCCGTCAAGCCCGCAGACGCCTGCGTTATCTGGCTGCACGGCCTGGGCGCCGACCGCTACGACTTCCTGCCGGTGGCCGAAGCGTTGCAGGAGACACTGCTGACCACTCGCTTCGTTTTCCCTCAGGCACCGACCTGCGCCGTGACCATCAACGGTGGTTACGAGATGCCGAGCTGGTACGACATATTGGCCATGAGCCCCGCGCGCGCGATCAACCGCGAGCAGCTGGAAGAGTCGGCCCAGAGGGTTATAAATCTGATCGAAGTGCAGCGCGCCGTCGGAATAGAAGCCTCGCGGATTTTCCTGGCAGGTTTTTCCCAGGGCGGCGCCGTGGTATTGCACACCGCGTTTGTGAAATGGCAGGGGCCGTTGGGTGGCGTACTTGCCCTCTCGACCTATGCACCGACCTTCAGCGACGAACTGGAACTGTCCGCCAGCCAGCAGCGCATTCCCGTGCTGTCCCTGCACGGCCAGTACGACGACGTGGTGCAAAATTCCATGGGCCGGACCGCCTACGAGCATCTGAAGCAGCGTGGTGTCACCGTGACATGGCAGGAATACCCAATGGGGCATGAAGTGTTACCCGAGGAGATTCGCGACATCGGCGTCTGGCTCGCCGAGCGTTTGCGTTAA
- a CDS encoding amino acid ABC transporter substrate-binding protein, translated as MKMLKSTLAVVTAAAVLGVSGFAQAGATLDAVQKKGFVQCGVSDGLPGFSVPDSTGKILGIDADFCRAVAAAVFGDATKVKFSQLNAKERFTALQSGEIDILSRNTTMTSSRDAGMGLKFPGFITYYDGIGFLVNKKLGVKSAKELDGATICIQAGTTTELNVSDYFRGNGLKYTPITFDTSDESAKSLESGRCDVLTSDKSQLFAQRSKLAAPKDYVVLPETISKEPLGPVVRNGDDEWLAVVRWTGYAMLNAEEAGITSKNVEAEAKSTKNPDVARMLGADGEYGKDLKLPKDWVVQIVKQVGNYGEVFEKNLGKDTPLEIDRGLNALWNNGGIQYAPPVR; from the coding sequence ATGAAGATGTTGAAATCCACCCTGGCCGTCGTGACTGCAGCCGCAGTGCTCGGCGTCAGTGGGTTCGCTCAGGCGGGTGCGACCCTGGATGCAGTGCAGAAGAAAGGTTTCGTACAGTGCGGCGTCAGTGATGGCCTGCCTGGTTTCTCGGTTCCGGACTCCACTGGCAAGATCCTCGGCATTGATGCCGACTTCTGCCGCGCTGTGGCTGCCGCGGTATTCGGCGACGCAACCAAAGTGAAGTTCAGTCAACTGAACGCCAAGGAGCGCTTCACCGCGCTGCAGTCCGGCGAAATTGACATCTTGTCGCGCAACACCACCATGACCAGCTCCCGTGATGCGGGCATGGGCCTGAAGTTTCCTGGTTTTATCACTTACTACGACGGCATCGGCTTCCTGGTAAACAAAAAGCTGGGCGTCAAGAGCGCGAAGGAACTCGACGGTGCAACCATCTGCATCCAGGCCGGCACCACCACCGAGCTGAACGTTTCCGACTATTTTCGAGGCAACGGTCTGAAATACACGCCGATCACCTTCGACACCTCCGACGAAAGCGCCAAGTCGCTGGAATCCGGTCGTTGCGACGTGCTGACCTCCGACAAGTCCCAGCTGTTCGCCCAGCGCAGCAAGCTGGCCGCTCCGAAGGACTACGTGGTTCTGCCGGAAACCATTTCCAAAGAGCCACTGGGCCCTGTCGTGCGTAACGGTGACGACGAATGGCTGGCCGTGGTCCGCTGGACTGGCTACGCCATGCTCAACGCTGAAGAAGCCGGCATCACTTCGAAAAACGTCGAAGCCGAAGCCAAGTCCACCAAGAACCCGGACGTCGCTCGTATGCTGGGGGCTGACGGTGAATACGGCAAGGATCTGAAGCTGCCGAAAGACTGGGTCGTCCAGATCGTCAAGCAGGTCGGCAACTACGGCGAAGTGTT